TTTACCTGGGAAGATGGCTCCGTTGATGACATTTTATGGTCTCATGTCTTTGGCTTACCTTGTGCTTGGTCTTGCCTGGTTTCTAAGGTTCGTTCAGTTCTGGAAGGATATCATCCATTTACACTACCATATCACCCTTGTTATTGCACTTGGAATGTGTGAGATGGCTGTCTGGTACTTTGAATATTCTAATTTCAATTCAACTGGGACCAGACCAATGGGTATTACGTTGTGGGCAGTCACATTTGGCTCTGTTAAGAAAACTTTATCTCGCCTTCTTCTTTTGGTGGTTTCCATGGGCTTTGGTGTAGTGAGGCCAACACTTGGTGGCTTAACATCCAAAGTAGTTCTGCTTGGTCTGATATATTTTATTGCGACAGAGGCACTTGAGCTAGTAGAACACTTGGGGAACATTAATGACTTTTCTGGGAAAGCGAAGTTAGTTTTGGTACTACCTGTTGCGTTTTTGGATGCTTGTTTTATTCTATGGATTTTCTCATCACTGTCAAAAACTTTGGAGAAACTTCAGGTAAGACTCGTTTCACTTAAAACTATCAGTACGTATTTGGGATCAATAGCGATAGATGTAGAAACTGATAGACATGACTAGGCAATATATGTATCTGCGGCATGACGCTCTATCAGAAATCAAAATTCACTAAGCCTTGCTACCGTATTTGTAGGGTGTTTAGTTACTAAAAATTTCCTGGTGGCAGTAGGGTCTGTATAAATAAGTCAATTTACTGAAACAATAAGTTATTCATATCAGCTGTACTCTTATCTAAATTGCAACAACTTTTAAAATGGTCTATTTATTTCCATTTCTTCTATTTCTTGGGTGTAGATGAGGAGAAACTTGGCAAAATTGGAGTTATACCGCAAGTTCACTAATGCGCTTGCTGTGTCTGTGTTGCTTTCTATTGCTTGGATCGGTTTTGAGGTAATACTAAAACCTAGTTGAGATGGGGTATTTATTCTATACATCCATTATGGCACAATTAAGGGttagttttttttaaagatttaaaCAAGCCAAATCCTTCTCTTTGATTTGAACAATGTAATCTTCATTCTCTCTCTATCTCTTCTAATATTCCTAGTTGAATCAAATCACTTTTATGTGCAAAGCATCTCTATCTTTACACTGCAGAGGTTAAACCTTCTAGGTCACTTTTCTCTCAATTTATTTTCAATCATTGCCTCATCTACcatcttaaaaatatatattctgTTATTTATCCATCACTCCTGACACGCTGACTGATCTATCTTACGAGACTTCTGTGGACTCTTTAACTGCCCAAGATTTCATACCACCAACCATAACTGTCCTTGTGTTCTTTTTAGGGAGTCCTCCCTCCTCTTTGCTAGACTTATTTTGGGGACATGTCTTCTAACTTGCCAACATCCCACTCTGTAAAAGCATAGCTTGTCTTAGGGCCTTCCTAGAGATTTTGCCTCAAAGTTCAACCTAGTTAGTTAGTACTTTTACGTCtgggaaaaaggaaaaattcaTCAGTTTTCTTCTTCATCCTGCCTGCTCAAATGCTATAGTTAACAAAGCTGTCCTTACGGATTGTTGAAGTGAGGTACTAAAAACAATCAGTTTTAGGACTTCCGTGATTTTCAATTCAAAACTCTCATTCTTACCTATACTGAAATCATGCTCCACATCTAGATCCTACTTAATCTAAAAATCTTTCAGAATCAGCCTGCTTAGTCATATCTGCTAAAACATCGGCAAATGGAAATAATAGGCACCCACTTATAATTGGATGTTTACTATTATTGATGCAACTAATTGTAATATCTACATCAACTCTTGGCTGTACTTACTCACCCCTTACGCATTCCATGGGAAAGGAAGATGGCAATTGGCAAGCTCTTTTTGTGGGAATGACTTTCCTGCAAGATGCCTTCCAAATGAAGGAAAAAATAAAGGTCTATATCATGGGAGTGAAAAAAGACTTCTTGTTTGCTAATTGTGGTACTTGAGATTTCTGCTTCAGAGTTCCCAGGCATGCTGATAAATTCATGATTCTGTGTGTCAACACCAGCTTCGTGAAGTTTGATATTGTgtaattttctcttttcatcataTTTGTGCATACTTTTATCACTACTTACAAGCCTGCTCCCCCTCCCCCACCAACTCCTTTTCTCAGCCAACTTATGAACATCCAAAAGAGTTCAGAACAGTAAAGCAAACTAAAGAATAAACAAGAATAATTAAAACTTTGATTTTCTATTGGCGCAGCTATACTTCAATGCAACTGATCCACTGAGTGAGTTTTGGCAAATTGCATGGATCATCCCAGCTTTCTGGAATATGCTTGCGTACTGTCTCTTGGTGGTCATATGTGTTCTCTGGGCTCCTTCACGTAACCCAACGAGGTACTTACTTTTATATTTGCTACAGGCAGTTTTTGCATTTGGTGCTTGATAGTTAACCCTTGCATTTACCTAACAAATATCTTGCTccagaaaatctttattttttgaGTTTGATCATTAATGGTGGCAATATATAAGTTCCCTGTATCAGGAACAGATACGTAGTTTCACTTTTCAGTTAAATAGCTAGCTGAAGTATgaattatgatttagtcctttgaTGTCTGCTTACTATGACAGCTTTGTGTTAGTACTTGATCTTACTGTAGGTCTAGTATATTTTGCTGGTTGATATGCGATGAGATGTTTATTTTATACTTTACAAAAAAATCTAAGGATGAGTTTTTGGCCATAAATGTGGTGTGGACTTGTAGATATGCATACATGGAGGGCATGGGTGAGGACTCCGATGAGGAGGGTATTGCATTGACCGGAAACAGTGGGGACATGGCAATGAAGCTGGAAAGGCAGGCAATCGGAGATGATCTTGAAGAGGATAAGCGTGAATAGATTGACAACCTCCATGTATAATACTAAAAAATCCTATTGAAGCTTCGGTTGCATACCTAGGAAATATCAGCATACCTTGATTAGACGGTCTGTGTCATATGTATAAAGAACTCGTGACAGAAACACTTGGAGAAGGCATGAACAAAGAGAGAGAATTGCAGTATTGGTGAAATATTATATCTCAACTGTAATGGTCTGACCAGTGCTAATTTAAGCAATGAGCAAAGCCAACCTTGTGTTTAGCTCATCTTCAGGTTGTCATGCCTCATTTCTCACCATACCAGTATACCATAGCATAGCATGTTCTAATTAAAATCTTTGTTATTATATCTATGAATACTATGGTAGCTTAAAATTCGTACTTTTTTGTTAAACCCCATCTGACCTTTTTTCTTCCACCGTTTTGGAAATAAATGCCTTCCACCCGGTTCATGTTGCAGATAATGTCTTCAATGTGTTTTTTTCTCTTAAATTTGTTTAGCATAAAATGGTGTTTGGATGAACAGAAAACGAATGACAGAGACTTCGGCGTTTGGGAATAAATAAGATTATCCTACCTTCTGCGCTGCATCTTTTGCCATTTCATCATGACATATCTAATCTTGATGGGCCAAGTTTTGTCTTTTATACataaattatgtgtatatataagcGTGAATCACACTAGTTATTTTCCTggtcttttaattttataaaattatcccTTTAACTTTTGTAtagtttattaaattattttaaaataaatgaaaaattaacatttattaaCTTTACAAATATAAATtggataattttttaataaaattaaagggctaaataaattattatgtaaaaaaattatttgtaaAGTATGCAATATCTTTTTGCTAATCAACCATCATAATTCACCTAAATAATTATTCTAGATTTCCTTGGAATTGTTTTACTTTCATTGTTTTATTAGAAAGTGTGATAGAAAGGGGTTACATATTGTATAAGGCTAGAATCGTTTTTATTTAGTGAAATCAATACTTTTAAGTTTTATGAAATCATAGATACTTGTAGCTGtcctaatttttaaatttctgtgTTTTTCACTGATCACATTAGGGATTAGTTCAATTCAATAATTTTCTTTCCAATTTCAATGTTTTGTAATATGCTTTAATAGGAGCAAATCTTTGAAAATGAAGGAAAATGCTCTCTCGCTTACACTCTATTTGGGTCAATAATTGTGAAGgaaagaaatgaaatgaaatgaaggaaaaagaagGGAAGGCGATGGAAAAGAAATTATATATGATTATTTTGTTTGGATGGTTAAAATTAatgaaggaaaggaaaggaaagtgAAAGATTTTTCACTACTTTTGGTTAAACTGCAAAAAGTTAAGATTTTTCACTACTTTTGGTTAAAGTGTAAAAAGTTaaggaaattattattattatttttggtataattgcaaaaaaaaaaaaaaaagccctcAACCTTTGGGGGCTTTTGGATGTATACccctaatctttttttttttctaatttcagcTCTCAATGTAACAGATTTTTTAGACATCAACCCAGTTGAAACGGTAATCGTCAACTGACCATTAGTCAATAGCCGGTCAAAAAAATTGGTCTACGTAGCGTTCCAGTTGATTGATGTTGTGGCAGACATTTAAATAATAACGCTGACGtggtaaaaaaattaaacaaatttaataaacataaaacaaaagaaaaaacttTAAATCCCCCAAATAATCTTAAACCCCAAATTCAAAActtttttcccaaattctaaaatcCCCAACTTGTCAAATTCTCCAAATCGTGAAATCCCCAAATCCATAACATCCAATTCTTCGTTGAATCCCTAAAATCTTGAAATCCCTAAATTGTTAGCATTTCGAAATATTCTTGAAATCCCTAAAACTTTTACAAACCAAATCATTGAATCCCTAAAACTTTTAGAAACAAAAAAGCTTCAACAATCATGAGTAGTTTTCGTAACCCAAAATCAAAAGGTAGGTGCTttcttatttggtttgttgggAAAATAAATtccatttttggtttggtttgttGGTTATTTGTGATTTATTATTGCAATTTCAGTGCCAAAATGTAGGGTTTGTTTTGTCGATTTGTGAAGCGACAATGGTCCCAATGTTGTTGATAAAGTTGTTGTTAAAATTGTATATGGTCATTTGTGATTTATTATTGCAATTTCAGTGCCACAATATAGGGTTTGTTTTGTCGATTTGTGATGTGACAGTGGTCTCGATGTTGTTGATTTCTGTTACCCAAGTAAAAAGATGTCGTTAAAATTGTAGACATGTGTTACTGTTTTGTATTGTATTCAAATAAAAAGATGTTGTTAAAATTGTACGAGCTTTGTAGATGTCATCAGATGaagaatattatattattttgcaCGTGGGTGGGCACTTTGTAAAGGACCCATATGTTAGATATGTAGGTGGCGAAGTGATTAGGCTTAAAGAGGACCCAGACAAAATATCTTTTTTTGAATTAtgtaaaatagtgaaaattggGTTAGGGCGTAACACTgtctttttaatatattttcatgaGCTTGGTACAGTAGGGTTACAAAATAATCTAAAAGTGATTTATGATGACACTTCTACCATAGCTATGTTAGACTTTTGGGTCAAGTTTAAGAAGGTTGACATATATGTTGAATATGAGGTTGGTAACCTTATAATTGTAGACGAAATGTTTTTGTTGACTGTTGAGGAGGGTGATGTTGAAGAGGTAGAATCTGATGGTAAATGTGATCTAGAAAAGGTAGAATCTGTTGGGGAGGGTGATGTAGGAGGGGTACAAGCTGACGGAGAGGGTGTGTCTGCTACTGTTATTGAGGTAGATGAGTATGATGGTGTGGAAAGTGGTGGATAGATTAGTTTAAAGTCTACTATTGGAAAGGATAATGATAGTGAAGTTGTTGCTGATGAATATGTTGGTGATTTTGTAACATTAGATAGAGTGGATAATGTTGctgatgaatatgtttgtgatTTTACAACATCACATGGAATGGATAATGTTGCTGTTGCAAGTAATGGAGAAAAGGAATATGGGAATGAGACTGAGATATGGGACTCAGATGAACATGGAAGCTTGGTTGGGTTCGACGAAGATGAAAAACATGAAGATGGTGAGAGAAAGAGGAACAAGTTTCCCTTATACAGTGATAAGTTAAAATTTAGTTTGCGATATTGTTAAGGATGCCAAACAGTTTAAGAGGGCAATTCAAAAGTACTTCAAAGAATGTAGAAGACAACTGAAGTTTATTAAGAATGAACTGGAAAGAGTTGTTGTGAGGTGCATTGCTTCCCCTAACTGCTCATGGAAAATTAGGGTTAGCTACAATCCTGTTGCGAAATGCTTTCAAATAAAGACGTTTCAGGATAAGCACCATTGTTCGATTGATTTTAAGAACAAAATGGTGACTACTGCTATGATTACCCAATATTTTGAAGCAACTATCAAGGATCACCCTAAGATGAAGCTAAGGGAAATTTAAAGAATATGTGCTTCTAAAATGCATGTAAGTATGACCATTGACTGTTGTTATAGAGCGAAGAAAATAGTGAAAGAGAAAGTGGTTGGAAATCATAAGGAGGAATTTGGCCTATTATGGGACTATGCTCATGAGTTAAGTTCAAAGATGCTATGAAGCATAATAAAAATGGTTGTTCAAAGGGTGATAGCAAACTCTCTTCCTCATTTTAAAAGGTATTATATGTGCTTTGATGCACTAAAGAGAGGCTGGAAAACGGAGTGTAGGCCACTCATTGGGCTAGATGGTTGCTACCAAAAAGGCCCATTTAAGAGTGAATTTCTCACAACTGTTAGAAGGGACGCAAACAACCAGATGTTCCCTGTTGCATGGGCTGTGGTTAAAGTGGAGTGCATTGATTCATGGGTCTGGTTTCTCAGTCTCCTATCAACTGATTTGGACTTGAAAGATGGGTATGGGTACACAATTATTAGTGACCAATAAAAGGTTAGTGAATATGCAAATTTAAACTtggtattgtttttttttattctattatttatatttgactaaaattttctaacaatctATTTGGTTCATTATTTTGAATTAGGGCCTTGAGATTGCAATTTCTAACATATTTCCAAGAGTGGAGCATAAGAATTGCGCGAAGCACGTGTTTACGAATTGGTCAAGGAGGAAGTTAAGAAAATCTTATGAGTGTGATTTCTGGCAAATTGTGAAGTACAGAACTGAGAGAGAGTAGAAGGATCTATGTTCAGCACTGGAGAAGAAAGATAAGGGTGCTTACGATGATTTGATGAAAAAGTCTCCAAAGATGTGGACTAGGGTATTTTTGGGGACTACTTGTAAATTAGATATAGTTGATAACAACTTGTGTgaaacattcaattcaagcattgTTGAAGCTAGGTTCAAAAGGATTATCAGAATGCTTGAGGATATTAAGACTAAGATGATAACTAGGATAGTACAAAAAAGGAAGCTATGCAATAGATGGAATCAAAATTATGGTTCATTGGTGAAAGCTAAGTTTGATACTAACAAAAAGGACTGTGCAGAGTGGCAACTGATATGGAATGGTGAAAATGGATGTGAGTTGAGGAAAGGAAGTTATCAATATACAGTGGACTTAAATTAAAGGATATGTAGTTGTAGAAGTTGGCAGATTAGTGG
The Gossypium arboreum isolate Shixiya-1 chromosome 10, ASM2569848v2, whole genome shotgun sequence genome window above contains:
- the LOC108489646 gene encoding uncharacterized protein LOC108489646, yielding MLQDMKQRQFRWGRIKIPMFVVCFGLFLCFSNVNASIHEYRMEAFSPKSDAFFFHGGSEGLYASKLHEPTTDASSETKPSFKGKSIISFDPVTFVRPKETAKSHHQMQQNTGLVEAIILEVKDRARIGGSSLKSDAICCDKQLADQGSCNQGEVIIQHNPNNLGWPKRIKTFFQGDNEEAKMDVETVEINSTGMYYLYFMFCDPQLKGTLIKGRTVWKNPNGYLPGKMAPLMTFYGLMSLAYLVLGLAWFLRFVQFWKDIIHLHYHITLVIALGMCEMAVWYFEYSNFNSTGTRPMGITLWAVTFGSVKKTLSRLLLLVVSMGFGVVRPTLGGLTSKVVLLGLIYFIATEALELVEHLGNINDFSGKAKLVLVLPVAFLDACFILWIFSSLSKTLEKLQMRRNLAKLELYRKFTNALAVSVLLSIAWIGFELYFNATDPLSEFWQIAWIIPAFWNMLAYCLLVVICVLWAPSRNPTRYAYMEGMGEDSDEEGIALTGNSGDMAMKLERQAIGDDLEEDKRE